One window of the Cryptomeria japonica chromosome 7, Sugi_1.0, whole genome shotgun sequence genome contains the following:
- the LOC131040231 gene encoding uncharacterized protein LOC131040231 — protein MKFTNSPVVELPVGGEVLHIEQDNGSMHVGTSVWPCSLLLVKFVQRCLTSTTAEMSSEPPNPYAQILQFNNKRGVELGTGCGVAGMGLALLGLDVVLTDIAPVLPALKRNVKKNTAATSLKNAGKPGCSAGRVKISQLYWNNEKQIQVLKPPFDFIIATDVVYLENIVEPLIFTMNALAGPSSVILLGYQIRSPEAHRLFWEICPRFFSVEKVPREYLHSDYAYEESDVYILRKKTN, from the coding sequence ATGAAATTCACAAACTCGCCGGTTGTAGAACTTCCGGTGGGTGGGGAAGTGCTTCATATCGAGCAAGACAATGGCTCAATGCATGTGGGCACCTCCGTCTGGCCCTGCTCCCTCCTCCTCGTCAAGTTCGTTCAGCGCTGCCTCACAAGCACAACAGCAGAAATGTCATCAGAGCCCCCAAACCCTTATGCCCAAATCCTTCAATTCAACAACAAGCGCGGAGTCGAACTCGGGACCGGCTGTGGTGTCGCCGGAATGGGGCTCGCCCTGCTTGGCCTCGATGTTGTTCTGACAGACATCGCCCCCGTTCTGCCCGCCTTGAAGCGCAACGTGAAGAAAAACACGGCCGCCACTTCACTCAAGAATGCTGGAAAGCCGGGCTGCAGCGCCGGAAGAGTGAAAATCTCACAGCTTTACTGGAACAATGAGAAGCAGATTCAGGTACTCAAGCCTCCTTTTGATTTTATCATAGCTACGGATGTTGTATATTTGGAGAATATTGTGGAGCCGTTGATTTTTACCATGAATGCTCTGGCTGGGCCTTCCTCTGTTATTTTGCTGGGCTATCAGATTCGATCCCCCGAAGCTCATCGCCTTTTTTGGGAGATTTGCCCCAGGTTTTTTAGCGTTGAGAAGGTTCCCCGCGAGTATTTGCATTCAGATTATGCTTATGAGGAGAGCGATGTGTATATACTTCGGAAAAAGACTAATTAG